One Salvia splendens isolate huo1 chromosome 22, SspV2, whole genome shotgun sequence DNA segment encodes these proteins:
- the LOC121787131 gene encoding G-type lectin S-receptor-like serine/threonine-protein kinase At1g11300 isoform X6, which translates to MGIRFGYFVLQLIFTCFFTFSSAIDTINANESLANSEALISNGNRFKLSFFSPSNSSRRYLGIMYNLPVMTVVWVANRNKPLNDLSGTFQISSDGNLVILDGRKEIVWSTNISSSVANSSAVLLDTGNLVLQDNSNGAYVWESFEHACDSWLEKMKIVPDTIRDEENVLTSWTSPDDPAPGSFSLTIEPFDVPQSFVRKDGNPCWRTGPWNGQKYTGIPNMSSQYGYGVKVVSDYPGTPYQTLMLANSSVLVYVFLNSSGRVEQKVWSDEKKRWDVTWSSTSNECDVYGKCGPFGSCDAQDMPICSCIRGFVPRSKDEWEAGNWTSGCTRKTRLQCEQNNFAGNQDEFLKVERVKLPDHFRLFRLSGEECRDWCLIDCSCIAYAYPPGIGCLRWTQNLTDTQKFADGGDDLHIRLAHSELADKKQYHIAIIVAAVTLGFIPVAVCAYFLLEYLLSYRGYSEESTLKQVKHGVKLEELPTFRFMILSNATENFNPVNKLGQGGFGLVYKGRLPNGVEIAVKRLARSSNQGVEEFMNEVEVISRLQHRNLVRLLGCCVESEEKMLVYEYMPNGSLDAYLFVGKHEKLLLRGFVEACFTYIRIQG; encoded by the exons GTTACCTCGGTATCATGTACAATCTCCCGGTGATGACTGTTGTATGGGTGGCTAATAGAAACAAGCCTCTCAATGATTTATCTGGAACATTTCAGATATCATCAGATGGCAATCTCGTGATCTTGGATGGTCGGAAGGAGATTGTGTGGTCGACTAATATTTCATCTTCTGTGGCAAATTCTAGTGCCGTGCTCTTGGATACAGGGAATCTGGTTCTGCAAGATAACTCCAATGGTGCATATGTTTGGGAGAGCTTCGAACATGCTTGCGATTCCTGGTTAGAGAAGATGAAAATTGTTCCGGATACGATAAGGGACGAGGAGAATGTACTGACATCATGGACAAGTCCTGATGATCCGGCACCTGGAAGTTTCTCCTTAACTATAGAGCCTTTCGACGTACCTCAGTCGTTTGTTCGGAAGGATGGTAATCCTTGCTGGCGTACTGGTCCGTGGAATGGTCAGAAATACACTGGGATTCCGAACATGAGCTCACAATATGGTTATGGAGTTAAGGTCGTCAGTGATTATCCAGGAACTCCGTATCAGACACTAATGCTTGCAAATTCATCTGTTTTGGTATACGTTTTCTTGAACTCTTCAGGGAGAGTAGAGCAGAAGGTGTGGTCTGATGAGAAGAAAAGATGGGACGTGACGTGGTCATCAACAAGTAACGAGTGTGATGTTTATGGTAAGTGTGGACCTTTTGGAAGTTGTGATGCTCAAGACATGCCGATATGTTCCTGTATTCGGGGCTTCGTGCCTAGAAGCAAAGACGAGTGGGAGGCGGGAAACTGGACGAGTGGATGCACTAGGAAAACTCGACTACAGTGTGAACAGAACAATTTTGCTGGTAATCAAGATGAGTTTCTAAAGGTGGAGAGAGTGAAGTTGCCGGATCATTTCAGATTGTTTCGCTTATCTGGAGAAGAATGCAGGGACTGGTGCTTGATTGATTGTTCATGTATAGCTTATGCATATCCTCCTGGAATCGGATGTCTGCGATGGACTCAGAACTTAACTGATACTCAGAAGTTTGCTGATGGTGGCGATGACTTGCACATTCGGTTGGCACATTCAGAACTAG CAGATAAGAAGCAATATCACATAGCAATTATTGTGGCAGCAGTGACTTTGGGGTTTATACCTGTTGCTGTATGTGCATATTTTTTGCTGGAATATTTGTTAAGTTACAGAG GCTATTCGGAAGAAAGCACACTCAAACAGGTTAAGCATGGTGTTAAACTTGAGGAGTTACCTACATTTAGATTTATGATACTCTCAAATGCAACAGAAAATTTTAACCCTGTGAATAAGCTTGGACAAGGTGGCTTTGGTCTAGTTTACAAA GGGCGATTACCTAATGGAGTAGAAATTGCTGTAAAAAGACTAGCAAGATCCTCTAACCAAGGGGTGGAGGAGTTCATGAATGAGGTTGAGGTGATTTCAAGGCTTCAACATCGCAATCTTGTTAGACTTCTTGGCTGCTGTGTCGAGTCCGAAGAAAAAATGCTTGTTTATGAATATATGCCCAATGGAAGCTTGGACGCTTATCTCTTTG TTGGAAAACACGAAAAGTTATTATTGAGGGGATTTGTCGAGGCCTGCTTTACCTACATCAGGATTCAAGGTTAA
- the LOC121787131 gene encoding G-type lectin S-receptor-like serine/threonine-protein kinase At1g11300 isoform X1, with the protein MGIRFGYFVLQLIFTCFFTFSSAIDTINANESLANSEALISNGNRFKLSFFSPSNSSRRYLGIMYNLPVMTVVWVANRNKPLNDLSGTFQISSDGNLVILDGRKEIVWSTNISSSVANSSAVLLDTGNLVLQDNSNGAYVWESFEHACDSWLEKMKIVPDTIRDEENVLTSWTSPDDPAPGSFSLTIEPFDVPQSFVRKDGNPCWRTGPWNGQKYTGIPNMSSQYGYGVKVVSDYPGTPYQTLMLANSSVLVYVFLNSSGRVEQKVWSDEKKRWDVTWSSTSNECDVYGKCGPFGSCDAQDMPICSCIRGFVPRSKDEWEAGNWTSGCTRKTRLQCEQNNFAGNQDEFLKVERVKLPDHFRLFRLSGEECRDWCLIDCSCIAYAYPPGIGCLRWTQNLTDTQKFADGGDDLHIRLAHSELADKKQYHIAIIVAAVTLGFIPVAVCAYFLLEYLLSYRGYSEESTLKQVKHGVKLEELPTFRFMILSNATENFNPVNKLGQGGFGLVYKGRLPNGVEIAVKRLARSSNQGVEEFMNEVEVISRLQHRNLVRLLGCCVESEEKMLVYEYMPNGSLDAYLFGSHTHKLLSWKTRKVIIEGICRGLLYLHQDSRLKIIHRDLKASNILLDEAFSPKISDFGMARIFGGKDDQANTTRVVGTFGYMPPEYASRGIFSEKLDVYSFGVLLLEIVSGKKNSSFDDQQLFLTAHAWKLWNEGKIVNLLDAGIWDCGMEDDIVRYANVGLLCVQEMAADRPNTSTVLSMLSSEIAELPRPKQPAFHGLRSSQSVESCTKRSSKGSVNDVSISIVEGR; encoded by the exons GTTACCTCGGTATCATGTACAATCTCCCGGTGATGACTGTTGTATGGGTGGCTAATAGAAACAAGCCTCTCAATGATTTATCTGGAACATTTCAGATATCATCAGATGGCAATCTCGTGATCTTGGATGGTCGGAAGGAGATTGTGTGGTCGACTAATATTTCATCTTCTGTGGCAAATTCTAGTGCCGTGCTCTTGGATACAGGGAATCTGGTTCTGCAAGATAACTCCAATGGTGCATATGTTTGGGAGAGCTTCGAACATGCTTGCGATTCCTGGTTAGAGAAGATGAAAATTGTTCCGGATACGATAAGGGACGAGGAGAATGTACTGACATCATGGACAAGTCCTGATGATCCGGCACCTGGAAGTTTCTCCTTAACTATAGAGCCTTTCGACGTACCTCAGTCGTTTGTTCGGAAGGATGGTAATCCTTGCTGGCGTACTGGTCCGTGGAATGGTCAGAAATACACTGGGATTCCGAACATGAGCTCACAATATGGTTATGGAGTTAAGGTCGTCAGTGATTATCCAGGAACTCCGTATCAGACACTAATGCTTGCAAATTCATCTGTTTTGGTATACGTTTTCTTGAACTCTTCAGGGAGAGTAGAGCAGAAGGTGTGGTCTGATGAGAAGAAAAGATGGGACGTGACGTGGTCATCAACAAGTAACGAGTGTGATGTTTATGGTAAGTGTGGACCTTTTGGAAGTTGTGATGCTCAAGACATGCCGATATGTTCCTGTATTCGGGGCTTCGTGCCTAGAAGCAAAGACGAGTGGGAGGCGGGAAACTGGACGAGTGGATGCACTAGGAAAACTCGACTACAGTGTGAACAGAACAATTTTGCTGGTAATCAAGATGAGTTTCTAAAGGTGGAGAGAGTGAAGTTGCCGGATCATTTCAGATTGTTTCGCTTATCTGGAGAAGAATGCAGGGACTGGTGCTTGATTGATTGTTCATGTATAGCTTATGCATATCCTCCTGGAATCGGATGTCTGCGATGGACTCAGAACTTAACTGATACTCAGAAGTTTGCTGATGGTGGCGATGACTTGCACATTCGGTTGGCACATTCAGAACTAG CAGATAAGAAGCAATATCACATAGCAATTATTGTGGCAGCAGTGACTTTGGGGTTTATACCTGTTGCTGTATGTGCATATTTTTTGCTGGAATATTTGTTAAGTTACAGAG GCTATTCGGAAGAAAGCACACTCAAACAGGTTAAGCATGGTGTTAAACTTGAGGAGTTACCTACATTTAGATTTATGATACTCTCAAATGCAACAGAAAATTTTAACCCTGTGAATAAGCTTGGACAAGGTGGCTTTGGTCTAGTTTACAAA GGGCGATTACCTAATGGAGTAGAAATTGCTGTAAAAAGACTAGCAAGATCCTCTAACCAAGGGGTGGAGGAGTTCATGAATGAGGTTGAGGTGATTTCAAGGCTTCAACATCGCAATCTTGTTAGACTTCTTGGCTGCTGTGTCGAGTCCGAAGAAAAAATGCTTGTTTATGAATATATGCCCAATGGAAGCTTGGACGCTTATCTCTTTG GTTCACATACGCATAAACTTCTTAGTTGGAAAACACGAAAAGTTATTATTGAGGGGATTTGTCGAGGCCTGCTTTACCTACATCAGGATTCAAGGTTAAAGATCATTCACAGAGATCTTAAGGCAAGTAATATCTTGTTGGATGAGGCGTTTAGCCCCAAAATTTCCGATTTTGGTATGGCAAGGATTTTTGGTGGAAAGGATGACCAAGCTAACACGACAAGAGTTGTTGGGACATT TGGCTATATGCCCCCGGAATATGCATCACGTGGAATATTCTCTGAAAAATTGGACGTGTATAGCTTCGGGGTCCTACTATTGGAGATTGTGAGTGGAAAGAAAAACTCCAGTTTTGATGATCAACAACTCTTCCTTACAGCTCAT GCATGGAAATTGTGGAATGAAGGAAAGATAGTGAACTTGTTGGATGCAGGCATATGGGATTGTGGAATGGAAGATGATATTGTTCGATACGCAAATGTAGGTCTGTTGTGTGTGCAAGAAATGGCAGCAGACAGGCCTAACACGTCTACAGTGTTGTCGATGCTTAGCAGTGAGATTGCGGAGCTTCCTCGACCAAAGCAGCCAGCGTTTCATGGGTTGCGTAGCTCTCAATCCGTAGAGTCATGTACCAAGAGGTCAAGTAAAGGTTCTGTAAATGATGTCTCTATTTCTATAGTTGAAGGCAGGTAG